One Deinococcus reticulitermitis DNA segment encodes these proteins:
- a CDS encoding APH(3') family aminoglycoside O-phosphotransferase, which produces MSRAPDLQLPDSLRRVLPAARWERVTLGESGAGVWRSTRFVVKVQPREAFPASTLLQERERLRFFAGRVPVPRVVGYEGNSEREVLALTRVPGIPMSDPDAALHPERMVGLLARALRELHALPARECPFNMSLGIKLHLARERVAAGVVDEADFDDERQGQSAVQVFNALARRRPVTEDLVVTHGDACLPNFIVGGEYVEGLIDLGRAGLADRHTDLALARRSVRHNLGERYAGMFLDLYGRDLVDEEKLEYYQMLDELF; this is translated from the coding sequence ATGAGCCGCGCCCCTGACCTCCAGCTGCCCGATTCGCTGCGCCGCGTCCTGCCTGCCGCCCGCTGGGAGCGCGTGACCCTCGGCGAGAGTGGGGCCGGGGTGTGGCGCAGCACCCGCTTCGTCGTCAAGGTGCAGCCGCGTGAGGCCTTTCCCGCGAGCACCCTGCTTCAGGAGCGCGAGCGCCTGCGCTTTTTCGCCGGGCGAGTGCCGGTGCCGCGCGTGGTGGGCTACGAGGGAAACAGCGAGCGCGAGGTGCTCGCCCTGACCCGCGTGCCCGGCATTCCGATGAGCGACCCCGACGCCGCGCTGCACCCGGAGCGCATGGTAGGGCTGCTCGCGCGCGCGCTGCGCGAACTGCACGCCCTGCCGGCGCGCGAGTGTCCCTTCAACATGAGCCTCGGCATCAAGCTGCACCTGGCCCGCGAGCGGGTGGCGGCGGGCGTCGTGGACGAGGCCGACTTCGACGACGAGCGCCAGGGCCAGAGCGCCGTTCAGGTTTTCAACGCTCTCGCCCGGCGTCGCCCCGTCACCGAGGACCTTGTGGTGACGCACGGCGACGCCTGCCTCCCGAACTTCATCGTGGGGGGCGAGTACGTTGAGGGCCTGATCGACCTGGGCCGCGCCGGCCTCGCCGACCGCCACACTGACCTCGCCCTCGCCCGGCGCAGCGTGCGGCACAACCTCGGCGAGCGGTATGCCGGCATGTTCCTCGACCTCTACGGGCGCGACCTCGTGGACGAGGAGAAGCTGGAGTATTACCAGATGCTCGACGAGCTGTTCTGA
- a CDS encoding tetratricopeptide repeat protein, whose product MNKRLTLLLTAALCGSALAQTPATQTPATQTPATQTTPVSQNAASLIAAARELVTRARATYPAGSASIDQVLWKEAAARAEDAVRAAPGNVDALRLRAEIYTEVGFWKQAESAWASYFQVSPRTAGSPEARAAGTVQYNLGYAAYRRGQSAQASQFFQACLTFDPGSVPCATWAARSALEGGNYAEAQARYAEALRLAPNDKTLTYFAQVARNAATYGPAATGAFSRAYTALEAGNRAQALAGFQEAARAAPNFAEAGREAGRLALELGDAQAALQAYQALAALPGATAADRYNLGLAQEGAQFGLRAVQTFRSAYGKYAAGDKAGAEAGFLQATGESPTYAKAWAWLGRVRYEAKNFPAAAEAYGRAVALDPNDKSSAYFLRLAEQGK is encoded by the coding sequence ATGAACAAGCGCCTGACCCTGCTGCTCACCGCCGCCCTGTGCGGCTCCGCCCTCGCCCAAACGCCAGCAACCCAGACGCCGGCGACCCAGACCCCAGCCACCCAGACCACCCCCGTTTCCCAGAACGCCGCCAGCCTGATCGCGGCGGCGCGTGAGCTGGTAACCCGCGCCCGCGCGACCTACCCAGCGGGGAGCGCGAGCATCGATCAGGTGCTGTGGAAAGAGGCCGCCGCCCGCGCCGAGGACGCCGTGCGCGCCGCGCCGGGGAACGTGGACGCGCTGCGGCTGCGCGCCGAGATCTACACCGAGGTGGGCTTCTGGAAACAGGCCGAGAGCGCCTGGGCGAGCTACTTCCAGGTTTCGCCCCGGACGGCGGGCAGCCCTGAAGCGCGCGCCGCCGGCACCGTGCAGTACAACCTCGGCTACGCGGCGTATCGCCGGGGGCAAAGCGCGCAGGCGAGCCAGTTTTTCCAGGCCTGCCTGACCTTTGACCCCGGAAGCGTGCCGTGCGCCACCTGGGCGGCCCGCAGTGCGCTCGAAGGCGGCAACTACGCCGAGGCCCAGGCCCGCTACGCCGAGGCCCTGCGCCTCGCCCCCAACGACAAGACCCTGACCTACTTCGCGCAGGTCGCCCGCAACGCCGCGACGTACGGCCCCGCCGCGACGGGTGCCTTCAGCCGCGCCTACACCGCTCTCGAAGCGGGTAACCGCGCTCAGGCCCTCGCCGGCTTTCAGGAGGCCGCCCGCGCCGCGCCCAACTTCGCCGAGGCCGGGCGTGAAGCCGGGCGCCTCGCCCTCGAACTCGGGGACGCTCAGGCGGCTTTGCAGGCCTATCAGGCGCTCGCCGCGCTGCCCGGCGCGACCGCCGCCGACCGCTACAACCTCGGCCTCGCGCAGGAGGGCGCGCAGTTCGGCCTGCGGGCGGTCCAGACCTTCCGCAGCGCTTACGGCAAGTACGCGGCGGGCGACAAGGCCGGTGCCGAGGCGGGCTTTCTCCAGGCGACGGGTGAGAGTCCCACGTATGCCAAGGCTTGGGCCTGGCTGGGCCGCGTGCGCTACGAGGCGAAGAACTTCCCCGCCGCCGCCGAAGCCTACGGGCGCGCGGTCGCCCTCGACCCGAACGACAAGTCGAGCGCCTATTTCCTGCGGCTCGCTGAGCAAGGCAAGTAA
- a CDS encoding metalloenzyme domain protein: protein MIWLALDGVGHPDDAPPGSVWETDLPTLRPLVDSGRVLDAALGVPGLPQSGTGQSCWLTGRDAVRVMGEHFGPVPGPTLQALLREHALPGRLARAGGRAALLNVYLPEYLAGAGEGGRRRNRLGCFPYAFQVAGLPIGSGGAALRASLGLGYATPWDALETEQDLSRQGHAIAAAAREYDLLVADLWLSDLLGHQGRDPVPPDALRAGRAYLRRVDALLRGLLDSGARLVISSDHGNLENLRVKTHTLARVPFAGAGVDLGEARDIVQGGRQIARWLGLGSS, encoded by the coding sequence GTGATCTGGCTGGCGCTCGACGGCGTCGGACACCCCGACGACGCGCCGCCCGGCTCGGTCTGGGAGACGGACTTGCCGACGCTGCGCCCGCTGGTTGATTCCGGACGCGTCCTCGACGCCGCGCTCGGGGTGCCGGGGCTGCCGCAGTCGGGCACCGGGCAGAGCTGCTGGCTGACCGGCAGGGACGCCGTGCGGGTCATGGGCGAGCACTTCGGGCCGGTGCCGGGGCCGACGCTGCAAGCCCTGCTGCGCGAGCACGCGTTGCCGGGGCGGCTCGCCCGCGCGGGGGGGCGCGCGGCGCTGCTGAACGTCTACCTGCCCGAGTACCTCGCCGGGGCTGGGGAGGGCGGCAGGCGGCGCAACCGCCTGGGCTGCTTTCCCTACGCTTTTCAGGTCGCCGGGCTGCCCATCGGGTCGGGGGGGGCAGCGCTGCGCGCCTCGCTCGGGCTGGGGTACGCCACGCCCTGGGACGCCCTGGAAACTGAGCAGGACCTGAGTCGCCAGGGCCACGCCATCGCCGCCGCCGCCCGCGAGTATGACCTGCTCGTGGCCGATCTGTGGCTGAGCGACCTGCTCGGGCATCAGGGCCGTGACCCGGTGCCGCCGGACGCCCTCCGGGCGGGGCGGGCCTACCTGCGCCGGGTGGACGCGCTGCTGCGTGGCCTGCTGGACAGCGGCGCTCGGTTGGTGATCAGCAGCGACCACGGCAACCTCGAAAACCTGCGGGTCAAGACCCATACCCTCGCCCGCGTGCCCTTTGCGGGGGCCGGGGTGGACCTCGGAGAGGCGCGCGACATCGTGCAGGGCGGGCGGCAGATCGCCCGCTGGCTCGGCCTGGGCAGTTCATGA
- a CDS encoding phosphoribosylanthranilate isomerase: MAEPRPRVKICGTTSVRDAVHAAEVGADALGFIFAPVSKRLVTPQVAREAGLSVGPTVARVGVFLNQGLGEVLRLSEAARVSSVQLHGALLPGFVQTVAGYYPVLRVVRPADLQAEAAAWTGQPGVTLMLDAPEPGGGVPLNWAELRPLFPPGAWLAGGLGPHNVREAASQLAPAGVDAVSRLEASPGVKNPQAVKAFVDAVRGL, from the coding sequence GTGGCTGAGCCGCGTCCCAGGGTCAAGATCTGCGGCACGACCTCAGTGCGCGACGCCGTGCATGCCGCCGAGGTGGGGGCCGACGCGCTGGGTTTCATCTTCGCGCCGGTCAGCAAGCGCCTGGTCACGCCGCAGGTGGCGCGGGAAGCGGGCCTGAGCGTCGGCCCCACGGTGGCGCGGGTCGGTGTCTTTCTGAATCAGGGATTGGGCGAGGTGCTGCGTCTTTCCGAGGCGGCGCGGGTCTCGTCGGTGCAGCTTCACGGCGCCTTGCTGCCGGGGTTCGTCCAGACCGTTGCCGGGTATTACCCCGTGCTGCGCGTCGTGCGCCCCGCCGATTTGCAGGCCGAGGCGGCCGCCTGGACTGGGCAGCCGGGCGTCACCCTGATGCTCGACGCCCCTGAACCGGGCGGCGGCGTGCCGCTGAACTGGGCCGAGCTGCGCCCGCTGTTTCCCCCCGGTGCCTGGCTCGCCGGGGGCCTCGGGCCGCACAATGTCCGGGAGGCCGCCTCGCAGCTCGCCCCCGCCGGAGTAGACGCCGTGAGCCGGCTGGAGGCTTCACCGGGCGTCAAGAATCCACAGGCGGTGAAAGCGTTCGTAGACGCGGTTCGGGGCCTCTGA
- a CDS encoding metal-dependent transcriptional regulator, with protein sequence MARALSPSAEDYLKHLYLLGQAGKVSTQALAGVLDVAPASVTGMLRKLTEQGLVSHAPYQGARLTAEGERVALEVLRHHRLIELFLHRALGVPLDEVHAEAEALEHALSERLEARIAAWLGDPTHDPHGDPIPSVCGTVPVRAERRLSQLAVGDGAVVARVPDADAEQLRALVTAGLTPGAAVEVRSVDAALGTLTVGLGSGRLTLGLGVAAQVQVLAGGPQ encoded by the coding sequence ATGGCCCGCGCGCTTTCCCCCTCCGCCGAGGATTACCTCAAGCACCTGTACCTGCTCGGGCAGGCGGGCAAGGTGAGCACCCAGGCGCTCGCGGGCGTGCTCGACGTCGCGCCGGCCAGCGTGACGGGGATGCTGCGCAAGCTCACCGAGCAGGGCCTGGTGTCGCACGCGCCGTATCAGGGCGCGCGCCTGACCGCCGAGGGCGAGCGGGTGGCGCTCGAGGTGCTGCGCCACCACCGCCTGATCGAGCTGTTTCTCCACCGCGCCCTCGGGGTGCCGCTCGACGAGGTGCACGCCGAGGCCGAGGCGCTCGAACACGCCCTGTCCGAGCGGCTCGAAGCGCGCATTGCGGCGTGGCTCGGCGACCCCACCCACGACCCGCACGGCGATCCGATTCCGAGCGTCTGCGGCACGGTGCCGGTGCGCGCCGAGCGGCGGCTCTCGCAGCTCGCGGTGGGCGACGGTGCGGTGGTGGCGCGCGTCCCTGACGCCGACGCCGAGCAGCTGCGCGCCCTGGTTACGGCGGGCCTGACGCCGGGCGCGGCGGTGGAGGTGCGCAGCGTGGACGCGGCCCTCGGCACCCTGACGGTGGGCCTCGGCAGCGGGCGGCTCACCCTCGGCCTGGGGGTGGCGGCGCAGGTGCAGGTGCTCGCGGGCGGGCCACAATAG
- a CDS encoding cytochrome P450 — protein sequence MTASQIPGPSSPDVLLAVQALWTGEALADPYPGYERLRALGNEGGVLPVPEWNAAFVTGHAAVSAILRSPAARSSEAGSSEWMAGQGGAGQSEGGKLLGHMMLFHNGLSHARLRGLVQKAFTPRVVEEQRELVRSLLDTLLRDLAAQEGPVDLVAGLANPLPSRVIMQMLGLRGEEEQKFTAWTASVAELIGGTRESPELLARIEQDAREMRSYFRDLADELRLNPQPGLLSALAAAEDGGERLSGDELLSNAVLLLGAGHETTSNLIPGGVLALSGQPASWAALVENPRHPGVADELLRFVSPVQLDGRHFTEDLPLGGAVLRAGSHAQLLLAAANRDPHVFPEPHRLDWNRDNAARHLAFAAGPHYCLGASLARLEIAETFAALAERFPGLRVQALPRFKANFVLRGPQALHVTLG from the coding sequence ATGACGGCTTCTCAGATCCCCGGCCCCAGCTCGCCGGACGTGCTGCTCGCGGTGCAGGCCCTCTGGACCGGCGAGGCGCTCGCCGACCCTTACCCCGGCTACGAACGGCTGCGCGCGCTCGGCAATGAAGGCGGCGTGCTGCCGGTGCCCGAGTGGAACGCGGCTTTCGTGACCGGGCACGCGGCGGTCAGCGCCATTTTGCGTTCGCCCGCCGCGCGCTCGTCGGAGGCCGGCTCGTCCGAGTGGATGGCGGGCCAGGGTGGGGCCGGCCAGAGCGAGGGCGGCAAGCTGCTCGGCCACATGATGCTGTTTCACAACGGCCTGTCGCACGCCCGGCTGCGTGGCCTGGTGCAAAAGGCGTTTACCCCGCGCGTGGTGGAGGAGCAGCGCGAACTTGTGCGCTCGCTGCTGGACACCTTGCTCCGCGACCTCGCCGCGCAGGAGGGGCCGGTGGACCTCGTCGCCGGACTTGCCAACCCGCTGCCGAGCCGGGTCATCATGCAGATGCTCGGGCTGCGCGGCGAGGAGGAGCAGAAGTTCACCGCCTGGACCGCGAGCGTGGCCGAACTGATCGGCGGCACCCGCGAGTCGCCCGAGCTGCTCGCCCGTATCGAGCAGGACGCCCGCGAGATGCGGAGTTACTTCCGCGACCTCGCCGACGAACTGCGCCTGAATCCCCAGCCGGGGCTGCTCTCGGCGCTCGCGGCGGCGGAGGACGGCGGCGAGCGCCTGAGCGGCGACGAACTGCTCTCCAACGCGGTGCTGCTCCTCGGGGCGGGGCACGAAACCACTTCCAACCTGATTCCGGGCGGCGTGCTCGCGCTCTCCGGGCAACCCGCCTCCTGGGCCGCGCTCGTGGAAAATCCCCGGCATCCCGGCGTGGCCGACGAACTGCTGCGCTTCGTCTCGCCGGTGCAGCTCGACGGGCGGCACTTCACTGAGGACCTGCCGCTCGGGGGCGCGGTGCTGCGCGCCGGCAGCCATGCCCAGCTGCTGCTCGCCGCCGCCAACCGCGACCCGCACGTGTTTCCCGAGCCGCATCGGCTCGACTGGAACCGCGACAACGCCGCCCGGCACCTCGCCTTCGCCGCCGGGCCGCACTACTGCCTCGGCGCGAGCCTCGCCCGGCTGGAGATCGCCGAGACCTTCGCCGCGCTCGCTGAGCGTTTTCCGGGGCTGCGGGTTCAGGCTCTGCCGCGCTTCAAGGCGAATTTCGTGCTGCGCGGCCCGCAGGCGCTGCACGTCACCCTGGGTTGA
- a CDS encoding B12-binding domain-containing radical SAM protein produces MRVKMILPALTEATSPLFRPIKYSLFPPLGLATLAGYLEDGDEVTLHDEHVERLSVEDEPDLVVIQAYITSAYRAYAIADDYRARGVYVVLGGLHVTSLPDEAAAHADTVFLGPGEDTWPEFLRAFRAFRRGGPRPPRRYESRSRSLIGAPPTRRDLIRRARYLVPNSLVVSRGCPHVCDFCYKEAFFKGGKSFYTQAVDDALAQIEALPGRHLYFLDDHLFGNQKFAAELFEGMRGMGRVWQAAGTVQSALAPGVLKRARDAGLRSLFVGFETLNPQNLHAAAKYQNLKQDYDQAIRTLHGLGVMVNGSFVFGMDEDDAGVFGRTVDWAVSQGIETATFHIMTPYPDTALYRRIEAEGRLLHRRWDLYDTRHTVFRPRLLTPGQLEDGYWWAYRQFYTWPNILRGAGVKDTLGARARHVAYAGGWKRFEPLWDVLIRARQVGLMLPVLEELLQSFGENRQRQGTAGRVASAEL; encoded by the coding sequence ATGCGCGTCAAGATGATCCTGCCGGCCCTGACCGAAGCCACGAGCCCCCTGTTCCGGCCCATCAAATACAGCCTCTTCCCCCCACTCGGCCTCGCCACGCTCGCGGGGTATCTGGAGGATGGCGATGAAGTCACCCTCCACGACGAGCACGTCGAGCGCCTCAGCGTGGAGGACGAGCCCGACCTGGTCGTGATTCAGGCGTATATCACCTCGGCGTACCGGGCGTATGCGATTGCGGACGACTACCGGGCGCGTGGAGTGTACGTGGTCCTCGGCGGGCTGCACGTCACCTCGCTGCCGGACGAGGCCGCCGCGCACGCCGACACTGTCTTTCTCGGTCCCGGCGAGGACACCTGGCCGGAGTTTCTGCGCGCCTTCCGGGCCTTCCGGCGGGGTGGCCCGCGCCCGCCGCGCCGTTACGAGTCGCGCAGCCGCAGCCTGATCGGGGCGCCGCCGACTCGCCGCGACCTGATCCGGCGCGCGCGCTACCTCGTGCCCAACAGCCTCGTCGTGTCGCGCGGGTGCCCGCACGTGTGCGATTTCTGCTACAAGGAGGCGTTTTTCAAAGGGGGGAAGTCGTTCTACACCCAGGCCGTAGACGACGCCCTGGCGCAGATCGAGGCGCTGCCGGGCCGGCACCTGTACTTCCTCGACGACCACCTCTTCGGCAACCAGAAATTTGCCGCCGAACTGTTCGAGGGGATGCGCGGCATGGGGCGGGTGTGGCAGGCGGCGGGCACGGTGCAGTCGGCCCTGGCGCCGGGGGTACTGAAGCGGGCGCGGGACGCGGGGCTGCGCAGCCTGTTCGTCGGCTTCGAGACGCTGAATCCGCAGAACCTGCACGCCGCCGCCAAATACCAGAACCTCAAGCAGGACTACGATCAGGCCATCCGCACGCTGCACGGCCTCGGGGTGATGGTCAACGGCAGCTTCGTCTTCGGGATGGACGAGGACGACGCCGGCGTGTTCGGGCGCACGGTGGACTGGGCGGTGTCGCAGGGCATCGAGACGGCCACCTTCCACATCATGACTCCTTATCCCGACACAGCCCTCTACCGCCGCATCGAGGCCGAGGGCCGGCTGCTGCACCGCCGCTGGGACCTCTACGACACCCGGCACACAGTCTTCCGCCCCCGCCTCCTCACGCCGGGGCAACTCGAAGACGGGTATTGGTGGGCCTACCGGCAGTTCTACACCTGGCCGAACATCCTGCGTGGGGCGGGCGTCAAGGACACCCTCGGCGCCCGGGCGCGGCACGTCGCCTACGCGGGGGGCTGGAAGCGCTTCGAGCCGCTGTGGGACGTGCTGATCCGGGCGCGGCAGGTGGGGCTGATGCTGCCGGTGCTCGAAGAATTGCTGCAAAGTTTTGGGGAAAACCGGCAGCGGCAGGGAACGGCGGGACGGGTGGCGAGCGCGGAGCTGTAA
- a CDS encoding sulfite oxidase heme-binding subunit YedZ, translating into MTAARRKRSGVLPWLGPGVVVGGGLPALILALDAAQGLLGANPVQRATHQTGQLALILLLLSLACTPLRLWLGWTWTARIRKALGLLAAFYAALHFGLYLFDQGWSLTQIWEDVTERPFVTSGFVAWLLLVPLTLTSTPASVRRLGFARWARMHQLVYLAAGLSALHYWWGVKQDKTGPLAAALLLAGLGLARWRRR; encoded by the coding sequence ATGACGGCGGCGCGCAGGAAGCGGAGTGGCGTACTCCCCTGGCTCGGGCCGGGCGTCGTCGTCGGGGGGGGGCTGCCGGCGCTGATCCTCGCCCTCGACGCGGCGCAGGGGCTGCTCGGGGCCAACCCTGTGCAGCGGGCCACCCACCAGACCGGGCAGCTCGCGCTCATCCTGCTGCTGCTCTCGCTCGCCTGCACGCCGCTGCGTCTCTGGCTCGGCTGGACCTGGACCGCGCGCATTCGCAAGGCTCTGGGGCTGCTCGCGGCGTTTTACGCGGCGCTGCACTTCGGCCTCTACCTTTTCGATCAGGGCTGGAGCCTCACGCAGATCTGGGAGGACGTGACCGAGCGGCCCTTCGTCACGAGCGGCTTCGTCGCGTGGCTGCTGCTCGTGCCGCTCACGCTGACGAGCACGCCCGCGAGCGTGCGGCGATTAGGATTCGCGCGCTGGGCAAGGATGCACCAGCTCGTGTACCTCGCCGCCGGCCTCTCGGCGCTGCATTATTGGTGGGGCGTCAAGCAGGACAAGACCGGGCCGCTCGCCGCCGCGTTGCTGCTCGCGGGGCTGGGGCTGGCACGGTGGCGCAGGCGCTGA
- the msrP gene encoding protein-methionine-sulfoxide reductase catalytic subunit MsrP: protein MSPPAPRVPAPRAPDSPPDAERRDFLKTAALFTATAAGLGGGLLALTRRPGAGGGEEAAQEAGRLIRPVGPYDTAEAQTPYRQATTYNNFYELGLGKGDPARNAAALHTRPWTVVIDGEVRRPQTVDIDTLQSTFPLEDRIYRMRCVEGWSMVMPWFGFPLAALIRRVEPTGQARYVQFTAVHDPERLPGQRRRVLDWPYVEGLRLDEALHPLAFLAVGLHGRTLLPQKGAPLRLVVPWKYGFKSIKSIVRITLTRTQPQTTWALAAPDEYGFYANVNPAVPHPRWSQATEDRLGEGRRPTLIFNGYGEQVAGLYRGLDLSRFF from the coding sequence ATGAGCCCCCCAGCTCCCCGTGTTCCAGCTCCCCGCGCGCCTGATTCCCCGCCCGACGCCGAGCGGCGCGACTTCCTGAAAACCGCCGCGCTGTTCACGGCGACCGCTGCGGGGCTGGGCGGCGGCCTGCTCGCCCTGACCCGCCGTCCGGGGGCTGGTGGCGGGGAGGAAGCGGCCCAGGAGGCGGGGCGCCTCATCCGCCCGGTGGGGCCGTACGACACGGCGGAAGCCCAGACCCCCTACCGGCAGGCGACGACCTACAACAATTTCTACGAGCTCGGCCTGGGCAAGGGGGACCCCGCCCGCAACGCGGCGGCCCTGCACACCCGGCCCTGGACCGTCGTGATCGACGGCGAGGTGCGCCGGCCCCAGACTGTAGACATTGACACCCTCCAGAGCACCTTCCCCCTCGAAGACCGCATCTACCGCATGCGCTGCGTCGAGGGCTGGAGCATGGTGATGCCGTGGTTCGGCTTTCCGCTCGCCGCGCTGATCCGGCGGGTGGAACCGACCGGGCAGGCCCGGTACGTGCAGTTCACCGCCGTGCACGACCCGGAGCGCCTGCCGGGCCAGCGTCGCCGGGTGCTCGACTGGCCGTATGTCGAGGGGCTCAGGCTCGACGAGGCGCTGCATCCGCTCGCCTTCCTGGCGGTCGGGCTGCACGGGCGAACGCTGCTGCCCCAGAAGGGAGCGCCGCTGAGGCTAGTGGTGCCGTGGAAATACGGCTTTAAAAGCATCAAATCGATCGTCCGCATCACCCTGACGCGCACCCAGCCGCAGACGACCTGGGCGCTCGCGGCGCCGGACGAATACGGCTTTTACGCCAACGTCAACCCCGCCGTGCCGCATCCGCGCTGGTCCCAGGCCACCGAGGACCGGCTCGGCGAGGGCCGGCGCCCCACCCTGATCTTCAACGGCTACGGCGAGCAGGTTGCCGGGCTCTACCGGGGCCTCGATCTGAGCCGCTTTTTCTGA
- a CDS encoding GGDEF domain-containing protein encodes MRADGDSAPAPRAPRLGLVYLLLTGLTACLQSLAAYVCWQAGDPVRFSTALLGVALALAMLALSLRRPLPDLPINRLAVSLATLWLGVETALALPSEAPVRQHLLTNAAITAVLAFTLLPIRQSAPLVTLIYVFLVGIALQSPGTDHVYLLMNVLLVGLIGFMSVYGRQVSVERARSAWLQELAFRDPLTGLANRHIADDELDTLMDPAAGPPDDVAIAVLDLDHFKSINDTLGHVRGDQALVHIARLVEAHLRPGDTLARWGGEEFLVILRGVGREEARARIEGVLETVKVQRLRGFPPITLSGGGAMLTEAPDRTTLLSLADRRLYVAKNAGRDQAVWEDG; translated from the coding sequence ATGCGCGCCGATGGGGACTCTGCTCCAGCTCCCAGGGCGCCGCGCCTCGGGTTGGTTTATCTGCTGCTCACCGGATTGACGGCGTGCCTTCAATCTCTGGCCGCGTATGTGTGCTGGCAGGCCGGCGACCCGGTGCGCTTCTCTACGGCGCTGCTCGGCGTGGCGCTGGCGCTGGCGATGCTGGCGCTGAGCCTGCGCCGCCCGCTGCCTGACCTGCCCATCAACCGCCTGGCGGTGTCGCTCGCGACCCTGTGGCTGGGGGTGGAGACGGCCCTAGCGCTGCCCAGCGAAGCCCCGGTCCGGCAGCACCTGCTTACCAACGCGGCGATCACGGCGGTGCTCGCCTTCACGCTGCTGCCGATTCGGCAGTCGGCGCCGCTGGTGACCCTGATCTACGTTTTTCTGGTGGGCATCGCCCTGCAAAGTCCGGGCACCGACCACGTCTACCTGCTGATGAACGTGCTGCTCGTGGGGCTGATCGGGTTCATGTCGGTCTATGGCCGGCAGGTGAGCGTCGAGCGCGCGCGCAGCGCCTGGCTTCAGGAACTCGCCTTCCGCGATCCGCTGACCGGCCTCGCCAACCGCCACATCGCCGACGACGAACTCGACACGCTGATGGACCCGGCGGCCGGTCCGCCCGACGACGTGGCCATCGCGGTGCTCGACCTCGACCATTTCAAGAGCATCAACGACACGCTCGGGCATGTGCGGGGAGACCAGGCCCTCGTGCATATCGCGCGGCTGGTCGAGGCACACCTGCGGCCCGGGGACACCCTGGCCCGCTGGGGCGGCGAAGAGTTCCTGGTGATCCTGCGTGGCGTGGGCCGCGAGGAGGCCCGGGCGCGCATCGAGGGCGTACTGGAGACGGTCAAGGTGCAGCGGCTGCGCGGATTTCCCCCCATCACCCTGAGTGGCGGCGGCGCCATGCTGACGGAGGCGCCCGACCGCACGACCCTGCTCAGCCTCGCCGACCGGCGCCTGTACGTCGCCAAGAACGCGGGGCGCGACCAGGCGGTGTGGGAAGACGGCTGA